The Topomyia yanbarensis strain Yona2022 chromosome 3, ASM3024719v1, whole genome shotgun sequence nucleotide sequence CTTTTTGTCGAATATATTGAAATATTAACATTTTAGGAATACATTTTTAAAGCGGCCCAACCTATATCTCCTTCCTGAAActgcaaaaataaataattttgattCAAATTCTTGTAAACACTTTAATCATGTGTTTTTTTTAAACCGCCTCAAGAACCGCTGAGTCCCTGTTTTGGTTTGAAAGCTTATTAATTAATCTAATCTTTGCTCACCgtttttcaaaaatctaaattttatttatttatttatgcattttatctattttttgcATTTGGAAATTTAAATGAGCCGGAAGGGTGGTAAAAAGGTTTTCGTATGCAATTGAAAATTGTTATTCAAGATTAAAATGTGAATTGCAAAATGCAAACCCCAATCCATTTTTTCTTcccgttttcgagaaaaacaattGACAGTGTTTCAGAAAACAGATTAAAAAACTCCTATACCACCTTAATCAACCTATGGTACTGTgataagaaatgaaaaaaacgaCACGTTTTCTTACTGCACCCTACAAGCAGAAATACAATGCTTTTATTGAGATTTTTCATTAGTCATAACTGATACTTGACATAACTTAACCAAGTCTCTACTGGTAACTTCCGAACCTAATTCAGATTTTCGGATCTTTTTCTGTTAGCTTAACTATCTTAACCGATTCCTCCCACAGTTTCTTAGCTTTCTCCATATCGCAGATTCCCGCCGACAACCCAGCTTCCTTACAGTCTCTATAATACTTTCCGCTGACGCCTTCTACTTCCGGCGAGCAAGCCAAATAAAGACTAGTTTGGGCACCTTCGGCGTTAGTTTTGAAGAACGCTTTGACGATTCCCATCGGAATGGTAAGTGGGAATGGTACGTTACGCCAGATGCCGGAATCGATCATGCCCGGATGCAAACAGTTGGCAGTGACATTGGTTCCCTCCAGACGGCGGCTAAGCTCGCGGGTGAACATAATGTTAGCCGATTTGGATACGTAGTAAAGATAACCGGGCAGACTGTTGACCGGGTTGAGATTATTCAAATCGACCGAAGCGAATCGATACAGCTCGGAAGCTACGACAACGATCCGACTTGGTGCCGACCGCTTCAACAGGTCGATCAACAGGTGCGTCAGCAGGAAAGGTCCATAGTGGTTCGTGGCCATGGTGAACTCAATGCCGTCCACGCTCTTGGTTTTCTTGAAGGTCTCCGCAAAGCCGGCATTATGAATCAGGACGTCCAGCTTGGATTCCGTTTTGAGCACTTCGGCAGCGAACTCGCGAACCGATGCTTGTGAACTCAGGTCAAGCTGCTTGACAAAAACAGCCTCATTGCCGCTGTCTTGCACGATCTCGTCTGTGGAGAAAAGGGGGGATAGATGGATTTTCGCAGAATCACAATAGTAGGAGTTAGTTTCGTTTGGTAGTCAACCACTCCCTGGTCATTACATTGACCCGTGCATTGCAAAAGTGCTGTACAAATATCCGTGTGTTTGATTGAGACTTCTCCATTTCATCATGCGTTGTTTTTAATGATTATATTTCCCTCACCAAGAATTGATTCAGTGTAGATGAATTCAAATTTGAGTTCTTTTGGTTAGCAGATCAGTGGCATAACAGATTTTCAGTGAAAGCGAAAATACTCATTCGACTGTTCTACTTCTTAATACAAGTTTAACTTCAAGGTTTTCGTATTGAtggtttcattattttcaaataATATCTACACAACAGTAGGTATTAGATCTTTTTGAAATGTCTTTGTCAAACTTTTTgagttaaggttggacagagaatgcgcaaaattcgcaaacgaaaaaagcagtttttccacagagtatgtcagatcttcctaaaaatcaatcagcgtgtgtagaatgttgctacagtactgctgattgatttttatgaagatctgacatatggtgtggaaaaaactgcttttttcgttttcgatttttaccctttctctgtccaaccttaagtatATCGAGATCCAAATCTATGATACATGTTTGCAACTATACATTGTGCAACAAATATGCTAAACCTGAAACCATTTGCTATGTACATATAGTTTCTACTAT carries:
- the LOC131694340 gene encoding retinol dehydrogenase 14-like isoform X2 → MSLIDWDSPVSIVAYVVTAIAIFVSLFKYYLYLTCGKITSSRNMEGKTVIITGANSGIGKETARDLAKRGARIIMACRNMETAKKARDEIVQDSGNEAVFVKQLDLSSQASVREFAAEVLKTESKLDVLIHNAGFAETFKKTKSVDGIEFTMATNHYGPFLLTHLLIDLLKRSAPSRIVVVASELYRFASVDLNNLNPVNSLPGYLYYVSKSANIMFTRELSRRLEGTNVTANCLHPGMIDSGIWRNVPFPLTIPMGIVKAFFKTNAEGAQTSLYLACSPEVEGVSGKYYRDCKEAGLSAGICDMEKAKKLWEESVKIVKLTEKDPKI